A single window of Jeotgalibacillus haloalkalitolerans DNA harbors:
- a CDS encoding dihydroorotate dehydrogenase electron transfer subunit yields MIKVEKMKIIQQTEIAENIFKISLKGSLVNEISMPGQFVHIKVNTANDPLLRRPISISSYDKKNQIMTLIYRASGLGTRELANQSEEIDVMGPLGSGFPIEQAEGQTAILIGGGIGVPPLYECSKQLKNKGFNVIHVLGFETKDTVFYESAFKELGPVYITTADGSYGTKGFVTDAITEFDLKADVFFACGPVPMLGAVEKQLNHIPGYISMEQRMGCGIGACLACVCTVNGPELYKKVCTDGPVFRKGELVYG; encoded by the coding sequence ATGATTAAAGTCGAAAAAATGAAAATTATACAGCAGACTGAGATTGCTGAAAATATTTTTAAAATCAGTCTGAAAGGGTCACTAGTCAATGAAATCTCAATGCCGGGGCAATTTGTCCATATCAAGGTGAATACTGCAAATGATCCGCTGTTAAGAAGGCCAATCAGTATTTCATCGTATGACAAAAAAAATCAGATAATGACCCTGATTTACAGAGCTTCCGGGCTCGGAACCCGGGAGCTTGCAAATCAGTCAGAAGAAATAGATGTAATGGGGCCGCTTGGCAGCGGGTTCCCGATTGAACAGGCAGAAGGACAAACTGCGATATTGATTGGAGGCGGGATCGGAGTCCCGCCTCTCTATGAATGTTCAAAGCAGTTAAAAAATAAGGGGTTTAATGTGATTCATGTCCTCGGTTTTGAAACAAAGGATACAGTCTTTTACGAATCAGCGTTTAAGGAGCTGGGTCCGGTGTACATCACAACTGCAGATGGCTCCTATGGGACAAAAGGATTTGTCACTGATGCCATTACTGAATTTGACCTGAAGGCAGATGTGTTTTTTGCATGTGGTCCTGTCCCGATGCTTGGTGCAGTTGAAAAGCAGCTGAATCATATTCCCGGATACATTTCGATGGAGCAGAGGATGGGGTGCGGGATCGGAGCCTGCCTTGCGTGTGTATGCACTGTGAACGGTCCGGAGCTTTATAAAAAAGTATGTACTGATGGACCGGTTTTCAGAAAGGGGGAGTTAGTTTATGGATAA